A stretch of DNA from Triticum dicoccoides isolate Atlit2015 ecotype Zavitan chromosome 2A, WEW_v2.0, whole genome shotgun sequence:
tgaatttttgctTCTGAATCATCCTCCGCTAAACTGATTTCCTCCCCTTGCACTTGTTCTTCCTCAGGTTTACGTCTTCGTGTATATACCTGTATATTTTGTTCTTCATTCGGCCTTGACCACCGTATAGCCTCAGCTGATGTATCTTGTTGCTCCCCTTGCATCTGCTCTTGTCCTCCTCTAAGATCAACATCTCTATCATCATTCCCATCCTCAAGTGGTATTGCTCCAACCACCACTTGCTTTGATGGCGTAGAGTTGCTCTCTTCTCCTTTGTCTCCCCCTGCCTTATTGCCCGGGTCTGAAACATCACTAGGAAACAGATCAGGAAATACATCAGTTAAATCTATAGGTTCTCCATAAAATGGTATGTGTTCCCTGAAGATTACATCCATGCTCACGAACATTCGGTTTTCTGATGGGCACCAACACTTATAGCCTTTTTGCTTCCCAGAATACCCCACAAACACACACTTCAAAGCCCTTGGATCTAACTTTCCAATAGATGGCCTGTaatctttcacaaaacacatacaccCGAACACCTTTGGTGGAACAACATAAGAAGTCTTGCATGTTAAACACTCTATTGGCGTCTTTTACCCAAGGACTCTATGGCATTCTATTAATTAGGTATGCTGCTGTCATTACTGCCTCATTCCATAAGAACATAGGAACATTCATAGCCATCATCATACAGCGGGTTACCTCTAACAAATGCCTATTCTTTCTCTCAGCTAAGTCATTCTGCTCAGAGGTAACCGGACAGGTAGTCTGATGCATTATTCCAAAGCTCGACAAATAACCATCAAACTCCCTATTTATATACTCCGTGCCATTATCAGTCCTAAATACCTTAACACATGCATCATACTGAGTCATAATCATATTATGAAAATCTCTAAAGCACTAAAATACATCATTTTTGTTCCTCAACACATACACCCAAGTGGTCCTAGTACAACAGTCAATAAAGGTAATGAAATAACGATATCCATTGATAGACACTACTCCActaggaccccacacatcagagTGTATTGTCTGAAGTGGGACATCACTTCTATGATCAGATAGAATATAAGTGCTCCGGATTTGCTTTCCATATAGGCAAGCATCACATACCAAGTCCTCCTTTCTAACTTTATTAAAGAGATTAGGATAAAGCTGGCCCAGAATAACAAAAGATATATGCCCAAGTCTTCGGTGTTGTAGCATAAATTCTTCAAGTGGTGAAGAGGATAGAGCAGCAGCGACAGCCGGTGATGTATTATCATCCAAATAATACAATCCATCATGCATGCTCCCTGTCCCAAGTCTTCTTCCAGTCCCAAGTTCCTGAATTAAACACCATGATGGGAAAAAGATGACAACACAATTCAGCTCACTTGTAATGCAACTTATAGACAGAAGGTTAATTGGAAATGAAGGAACATGTAGCACAGATGAGATGGGCAATTAGAGTTACACATGAGTGTCCCTGAACCCATAATAGTTTGTGTGGAACCATCAACCAACTTTACACTTTGCCCTCTCAATTCACGGACATAATTAGTAAATTTCTTGTGTGAACCAGCCATATGTCTAGATGCACCAGAATCTATTAACCATGGTGCATCACGAAAATTAGAAGTATGAGCATTAGGAATGTTACCACTAAAATTTGCAGATGCGGCAGAGGATGGTGTTGTGGGCGCTTCAGTAGTTTGCTTATCACCTAACCTCAACCCTTTAAATTGCTGCCACTTCTCCCAGTCATCCGTGCTCATTTCCACGTTCACATTTTGAGAGTGTTCATCTACCATAACTAAGGCATTTGCCCTGCCTGTGGCACGACCACGACCAATACCGCCCATCAAACCCCCGTCCACGACCTTTGCCACGCCAGTTTTGACCTCTTCCACGTCCACCCCCAAATAATTGAtgacaagatgatcttatatgcccTAGCTGGCCACACTCAAAGAAATTTCGTTCGGACGTGTTCAACCCAAACTGCCGGTTATTTGCATTTTCTGTGACAAGAAGGGCTGAACGCCTCTGTGCTATGCCCTGCATAGATGGTCCTCCAACCTCCAATTTCAGGCGTGTCTCCTCACTAATGATTGCAAATATCGCTTGCTCCAAAGGAGGTAACTTGCCACTGCCATAAAGTGCTGCCCTCCTATTCTCAAATTTGGGATTAAGTCCATTCAGAAAATCCCTAACACGCGTTCTCTCTGTCCATTTGTTGTATTTTCAATACATTTTCCACACTCCATCTCGATTGGATCATAATAATCCAAATCGCTCCAAAGTCGTTTTAGTTCAGAAACATAGTCAACCACCGTCTTCTCGCCTTGGCACAAATCTTGTAACTCCTTCTGAATCTTACAAGCAAGCATTTCGTTTACTACTCCTGAGAATGTCCCTTTCAATAACCTCCAAATTTCAGAAGCTTCTTTAATCCTTTCGACTTGTTTAGCAATCTGAGGTGATAGAGAGCTCAATAACCACACCCTCACTAGTGCATTTGTCATCTTCCACTTCTAACCTTCTTTGGAACTCTCATCCATAGACTTCTCCACCGTGCCTAGAATGTAAGCTTCAAGCTTCCTGGAAACCAAGATGGTCTCTGCATGCTCTGCCCAGCTCACATAATTTTCTGGTCCTTCTAATTTTACATGGGGCATTTGCAAAGGATGTATCTCCTCTTTTGCCTCCACTTCTGATCTTGAGTTCCCTGCTTGCTTGCTAATCGCATCAAACAACACCTAATATTTCTCATCCATGGCAACAGCAGCAAGCTCCCCTGTTGTGACTGCCCCTGGAGCACTACCATTGCTTGCCATATCTTCAATTCCTCCACACTCAGCAGCAGCAGTGCTCAATCTCTCTTCTTTACAAACTCTCTGCTGCTCTCTACTAGAGACCACACAACAGCAGCCCTCAatctctcttcttcctccccaaatCTGCAGCAGCAGTCCCCTATTTCTCCAAATCGAAACAACAACAACCTCCTACCTTATGCTCCTCTTTTCTCTGGTCCAGGGACCCCTGCAACCTTCTTCAGGTAGCCCCGATTCGACTCCCCACCCCGTACTGGGTCTCAATCCTACTGCCTTCACCTCCCGAACGCCCAACAATGTCCACACGAGCGTCACCGGGATGGATCTTGCCAAAGCTCTGATGCCACGTAGATTCACATTCACTGGATCCTCAAGATAAGagtttggaggagaagaagggagaAGAGGGGAAGAGTACTCTGGAAGttttggtcgggaatagcaaaactcTAGATTCACTCTCCTGTATAGGATATTTACAGAGTTGCAATTTTACACATAAGACCTCTAGCTATCCTATTTTTGCAATACAAGGATCACcaacataatataagagcatttttaatATTACAGAGGGTTAACGAAATCCGAATAGACTTAGACTCAGTAAAACTGTTTTTCTAAACAAACTCGGCGTACGTGATTACCTTAATTCCATACGAATACGGTTGTGTGGGGTTAAGCGCTACTTTTGCCTTTGCCGTAAAGTCGTAAACCAAACCAAATTGACTTCAGGAAAAACCACGAGTTGAGCAGAGCCAGCACCAAACCAAACCATCGTCGCGCTCGTCCCCTCCCCCTCTCGTGCTCTCTCACCTCGGCCAGCGGCATCTGAGATTCGCGCCTCGCCGGCGGCCATGGGCGGCGACTGGCAGGAGCTGGCTCGGTCGGCGGTCATCGGGCTCATCTTCGCCTTCCTCGTCGCCAAGCTCATCTCCGTCGTCCTCGCCTTCAAGGAGGACAACCTCCGGATCACCCGCTCCGCCCCCgaccccgccccctcctcctccccggacgccgccgcccccgcgctcgacggcggcgacggagacggcgaCAGCGACAGCGACGGCGACTGGGAGGGCGTGGAGAGCACGGAGCTCGACGAGGACTTCAGCGCCGCCTCCGCCTTcgtcgccacctccgccgccggcgTCCCCGAGGAGGCGCAGCTCCGCCTCTATGGCCTCTACAAGATCGCCACCGAGGGGCCCTGCACCGCGCCGCAGCCCTCCGCCCTCAAGCTCAAGGCCCGCGCCAAGTGGTAGGTTCCGCCCCCCTTGCCTCGCTCGATTCCTTGGAATCTGGATCCACCTTCTGCCACAGTTGGGTTTAGCCTTATATTTTCTAGGGGATAGGGGTTATCAGGTGGGTTGGATATGATCAATGTCTAAATTTAGCTTGTGTTGCTACGGGGACTGCCGATGGGATGTGAACTTTGGTGTGATTTCTGAGTCGGACCGACCACGAGAGATTGTTCATGATTAGTATATATCCCCAAGTTCAACTTTTGCTAAATCCTAGCTAGAGTTGTTGATAAATACTTAGAATTGGTCCAATGGTTCTCTAGGTTTGGTGTACAGGATTTATCTCTAGGTTGTCGATGGGTTTCGCCAATTGATTGTGTGTTTGCATTGCCTGCTCTTGATACTTTACTTTAACATGAGCATCCAAGTACTTACATTTATTGCAACTGATCTAAATCCAGTAATATCATTTGTGATCATGGCTGCATAATTATGAGGGCTTAAGAGTTTCACTTTGATGATGATGCCCTTTGCTGCTTTGGATTTTCATATATGAGCATCGGAACTCAGGCATCTATTATTTCACAGTGAACATGTATTAGCAATAGACCTTTTCGGTTTTGCTCTGCCTGTGCTTCGCAATTTGGTAACTGTATCTAGGTTCTTGATTGGCTTCACTGATTGATTGGTTGTTTGCATTATCTGTTTGTGATACTTTCCCCTGAACATCCATGATCTATATCGAGAATGTTACTTTTGAATTCTGATTATGCCGAATAGTTGTGTAGGGGTAAGAATTTTCACTTTGAAGATGCCTTTGGTGCTCTGGATGTTCCAATATGAGCACCAGAACTTAGACGTCTACTATTTGCATTGAATACATATTAGCAGTTGACCTCTTTGCTTATGCTCTGTCTGCGCTTCTCAATTTGGAAAGTCAATTCAGTTTACCTAGTACCTTATTGATTGAGCACTTACTAGGTAATTTTAGCCTATATTACTAGGTAATTGCCATCCGGATGTGAAGTGCATAACTAGTATATCCCCAAGTGCATCTGGTGCTAGCTTCCTAGCTATAGTTCTTGTTAAGACCGAGAGCTGGTCCACTGGCTCAGTAGGTTTGGTGCACAAGCAAGCCTCCTCGTGCTAGTTTATGGGTTCCCTAGGTTCAGTTACATGTATGATAAATTGGTAAATTGTCTCTAGGTTTTTTATGGGCTCCGTCAATTGCTTGCGTGTTCCATTGACTGTTAGTGCTACTTTAACCTGAACATCAAAGTGCTTATATTCAACGCAACTGATCTATATCCAAGAGGACCAAGAATGCCGTTTGTGATCAGGCTGCATAGTCGTGTAGGGCTTAGAGTTTTTCATTTTGGTAATGCCCTTTAGTGCTCTGGATTTTCATATATGAGCACTGGAACTAAGACATCTATTTTTCATAGTGAAACATGTATCAACCTTAGACCTTTAAGCTTTCGCTCTGTCTGTGTTTCTCCATTTGGTAATTGTCCCTGGGTGCTTGCTTGGCTTCACCAATGGATTGAATGCTTGTGTTATTTGTTTGTGCTAATTTTGCCTGAGCATCCATGACCTATGTCCAGGAATGTCACTTGTGATAATGCTGAATAGTTGTGTAGGCCTTAGAATTTTCACTTTGAAGGTGCCCTTTGTTACTCTGGATATTCCAATATGGGTACCAGAGCTCAGACGTTTACTGTTTGCATTGAACATATATTAGCAGTAGACCTGTATGTGTTTTTCTCACTTTGGAAAGTCAATACAGTTTACCAAGTATCTTTGTTGATTGAGCACTTGTTTGGTAGGAATGCTTGGAATAAATTGGGTGCTATGCCAACAGAAGAAGCTATGGAGGAGTACATAACAATTGTTGATGAGATATTCCCTAACTGGTCTGATGGCTCAGTAAGTTTTATAATTCCACCTATGGCCACATATTCTTTACCATTTTTATAGGAATGTACATCATAGTGTTTGCTCTGTTTGATATAATCTGTTTGACATGATTCCAGAAAAAGAAAGATGGGGAAACCACAATGTCTGCATCAGGTTCGAAGGGACCAATGGGACCTGTATTTAGCAGTTTAATGTACGAGGAAGATCAAGGAAATGAATCGTAAGTCTTTCTACAACAAGGACACACCTTACACCTCCTCCCTGTGCATTAATGCCGCCTTGATGGTGTGTAGCCAAGTTCACCTAATGCTGTATAGTATATTTCTTTTGCTAACTGATAGAACATAGCAAATAAAAGTGAGATGATTCATTATTTGGTATGCAGCTAGTTTGTCTCCATCATGCTGCAAAAAAGTTGTATTTATTCATATAATCCATTTAGTACTTTGCCTGAACTAGTGTTTCTAGGATTACAATGAACTGGTTTGTACCCGCAGAGAACTTGGTGACATCCATGTTTCTGCAAGGGAAGGTGCAATTGATGACGTTAAAAAGCATCTGTCTGCAGGTGTACAAATCAACATAAGAGGTTTGTGTTTGTAGAACATCCATCTTTCTGTTCTGTATGTAGCAATGACTCATTTAGACATACTTTGGTTTCAGATAGCGAAGAGAGAACTCCGTTGCACTGGGCTGTGGACCGGGGTCATCTAGATGCTGTCGAGGTTCTTGTCAACTCAAATGCAGACGTGAATGCTCAGGTATCTGAATTTGTCGTGTACCCTTTATTCACTGCATTTTGAAATTTCTAGGCAGTTTGGTGAGTGTATTTGAACAAAAGAAACTTGTGGTAACTCTGACCAAGTATTTTTAGTGGGGCTTGCATCACAAGCTGTACCAAACCGACAAAATGTCGGATGTTTGTTACATGTCGGCAAGCTGTCAGCCTGCAACATTCAACCAGCTAGCTAACTGCTTAAACAGTCGGTTCAGTTCATCTACTACGTTAGACCCAATTTAGTATCAATATCGTACAGCTGCAGTGTGCAGAAGCAAACCTTTTGCGACCTTCAGACACTGAACCCTTGTCTCTCCATGTCCAGGACAACGAAGGGCAGACCGCGCTCCACTACGCCGTCCTCTGCGAGAGGGAGGACATCGCCGAACTGCTCGTCAAGCACCACGCCGATCTCCAGATCAAGGACGGCGATGGGAACACCGCCCAGGACTTGTGCTCCTCGGCCTGGCCTTTCATGAAGCCGGCAAACTGATGGCACAATGAACCCGATGATACGTTGACGCCTGCTGCTACTACTACTAGTGCCGAGAAACTATACACACCGTGCTTGATTAGCTGAATCGGATGAGCCGTTTTACCAACCTCATCGAATACACTGTCAAAAGGTAACTCAGCGCAGGGTAGACATCTTGTAGTAGTGTTTTGCCTGTTTCATACGGTTTTTAGTGTGTTTGTGCTGCAGGCCAACTGTTTGGCAGGAAACATATCAGTGTCAGGATTCAGGTCTCGTGGCCTCATACTGTCAATATGCATACATCTTAAGAGCATCTCTAGCGGATCCCTTAAAAGTCGGTACTGCAAAAACAGATTAAGGTATACTGCAAAACGATTTTACGGTATCGCGGGAGCTCTGGTAGAACAACAGATCCTGTGAAATGCGACGGTATGCCCTGACCTGCAGGGGGAGGTGTTTGCCAGACCCAGCGACCTCCATCTCGACGAGCACGTGGCTAGTGGTTGTGTTCACGTCGAACTGGTTCGCGCGCCCGGCCATGTACTAACGCCGTGGCGCCTGTGCGAGCAGCCGTCTTCCGCTGGGAGAACGTGTCGCCGCTGCCCGTCAATGGCGTCCGCCTCCCTGAGCTCCTGCTCTTACGCCGCAATTGACCAAAATCGGTTGGAATCGGGGTTGATCACCGGAAATTGGAGGGGATTTGGCCAGAATCGGAGCACCTTGGTGGAATTTCGCCGGGGCTCCGGCGAGTCTGGCGCCAGTCTGGTGATGGTTGGGCTGAAATTTCCCTCCGGCCAACCGTCGTCGGCTTTTCAGTTCACCCCAAAAATCTAACTAAAAAACTAGACATCTTGGGTACGATGGGTTTTTTACGGGGAGCTCAATAAATTTTTTTCCAGTGCCGACCGTTTTGCAGGATCTGTTTTTTTTTTCGGCCCAAAACCATAAAATGGTGTTTTTTTTTACAGTTTCAGGCCTTTTATGAGATTTGCTAGAGATGCTCGAACGGTCCTTGTCTGGGAAAATCTCCTCCGACTAGAACATCCGTAGATGTAGCATTACTCATATTTATTTCACCCCTGCTCCTACATTTATTTTAATAAAGCATGCTTTATTGACTCGTAATGCATCAAGCGAATATACAAACATAAAAGAGTACACCGGCCTTTGCACAATTAAGATGCATACAACGAATaccaacacacacaaaaaaacacgcctGCAAATAGTGAAATCATAAAAGACCGAAATTATTTCTGGcgtagaaacaaaaaggaaaataagaGCCCCGAAGTGATCGACAAATACAATTACCATCGATACCAACCATCTCAGGACTACGATAAATATTGTTCAATAGCAATGCATTTGAAAGGGAACAACTCATAAGCGTCGCCGTCATTAGATCCAACCAACAAAGGCCGAATCATGAGTTTTCACCCCAAAGATCAAGTACGAGAAAACTCCAAGCAATGCAACAAGGCAGTGTGCAAAACACCGCCATTGCATCTACTGAATCTGACAAACACCATCTGGAAAATTGAATTTGTTCTTGTAAAATTATTTTCCAAAATTGTCTAGCCAAACAATGCATGATGTATTAATAAACCAGACAAACAATAAACATGACTATGGGCGTTCGTTAGTCGGGGCATACGTAATTCAATCCTAATCTTACTAAAGCTTtaagaagaaaaaaaaatctacTGTAGCTACTAGTACTGAACTGTAGAATCCTAGAGCTCGTCGTGTTCATCGTCCTCCTTGGCGGCGTCGTCATGGCCACCGCCAGTGTTCCCGTAAGCGGCGGCGAAGGCTGGGCTGcagacatcctccagctccttgaGCTTCTTCGCGTAGCCGTCCTGGTCAGCGTCCGGGTTGGCCTCGAGCCACTCGCCGGCCTCCCTGGCCGCCTCCCTGACCCTCTCCCTGTCGGCGCCGTCCATCTTGGCCCCCAGCTCGCTGTCGGCTGTCGTCCGGGCACTGTAAACGTATGCCTCCAGCTTGTTTCGCGCGTCCACCTTGTCCCTCACCTTCCTGTCCTCCTCGGCGAACTCCTCCGCCTCTTGCACCAtgcgctcgatctcctcctggctgATGCTACGGCTGGCACTGCTGATCTCGATCTTCTCCGACCGGCCGGTGCCCTTGTCCGCCGCCCCGACGTGCAGGATGCCGTTCACGTCCACCTCCAGGGTCACCTCGATCTGCGGCGTGCCCCTCGGCGTGGGCGCGATCCCGGTGAGGTCGAACTTGCCCGTCCTTTGTCATGCTCCGCTCGCCCTCGAACACCATGATGGTCACCGTCGTCTGCCTGTCCTCGTAGAAGTAAATGGCACCGGCGGTCCGAGAACTTGCGCTCTGGGTGCACTTAAGTCACGGTACTTGCAAACCGGAAAAACCCGTCATAGAACTTACATTACGGGTGCAGATAGGTCAAACAGGTCATCTGAACCGGTCAGCTGCCCGGTTTTCTCCCTCTAACGATCAAGCGCGATAAATTTGTTCACGACTTTAAAAATATATGTGATtcgtgactttaaaaaaatgttcatgaatgatAAATTTGAAAACTATTTGTTCACGACTTTAAAAAAAATGTCCGCGAACGTTTCAAAAAATATATTCATGATccgtgactttaaaaaaatgtttgcgaacgataaattaaaaatatttgtgattagtgactttaaaaaaatgtccaGGAACGAAAAATTTGAAAATGTTTTTGAATGATAAATTTAAAAATGTTCGTGAATGATTAATTTGAAAACTATTTATTCACGGCATTAAAAAAAGGTTGACAACgataaatttgaaaaatatttgtgatTTGCGAACATTTGTTTTAGGTGgtgaacatttaaaaaatgtttgtgattcgtgactttaaaaaaatgttctcggacgataaataaaaaaatatttattaaaaatatttgtgattcgTGAATTTAAAAAATGTCCAGGAACGAAAATTTTGAAATGTGACCTATCTGCACCCGCAACGCAAGTTCTATGACGGGTTTTTCTCGAAAATAGGACAGCTGGCCGGTTCAGATGGCATATGTGACCTATCTACACCCGCAATGCAAGTTCTATGACGGGTTTTTCCAGTTTACAAGTACCATGACTTAAGTGCACCCGCAGCGCAAGTTCTCGGACCACCAGTGCCATTTCTTGGTTCTCTTGGTCGGGATCGGCGTGTTTCGGGGGATCACGCTCGCCATCACGCCGCCAGCCGTCTCGATGCCGAGCGTCAACGGCGTCACGTCCAGCACCACAACCTTCTTGGCGTCGCCGCGCACGATGCCGCCCTGCACGGCCGCGCCATAGGCGACGGCCTCGTCAGGGTTGACGCCCTTGTGGGCAGGGACGGAGCCAGGATTCTAACATAGGGGGGCAAGGTTTTCCGTGTGGTGATTCACTGGATTTTTTTTTTGTGCAAAGATGATCGTGGCTTAGGTTAATGAAAGATTCCATCAAAAGAACAAAACATGTGGTGGCTTTGAACAATTTCATTTTTACTAAAAGTTGACATATAAGAAATACAAAGGGTAATTCACATGCTAATGAAATAAATCTTTCTGCTGCTGGAAGGGATAAACAATGCAAAATCTTATCTCATTGGTCAGGACTCAGGAATATTTCCTAATAACAATTTTACGTATACAGTTTGTGTTGTCCCAATCATTTAGTTCTAAAGGTACAGATTAATCTAATTACAAAATATAAGCCAAGGATGAAGTAAAGAGAATGAGAATCGAGAGTAATTACTTGCCTCATCGCCGAGCTAGCTGTGCGGCCGGCCGGCCGTCCGTGCATCCATTGGATCGTCTTGCCCCCTTCGACAATCAGATCTTGATTTAGGAATTGCATGGCGCTGAATACGGAACTGCCCTAGACGGCGGCTATACCTTAGCGATAGCATCGGAGGCAAGTAAATAAAAGGAAAGAAAACGACGCTAATTACGTCCTTCGTCTTCCTGTTGTGGGCTGCTGCAGGGGCCTGCTATAGATGGGCTTTACAGTTTTGCACTTCACGTGGTTAGGGGGGGCGAAGTTAGCCATGCGTTCATTATTTTCACCTACTTTTACCAAAAGTTTGATAAAAACAAAATCGTCAGGGGGGGTCTAGCCCCCCCTCGTCCCCCCTTGGATTCGTCCCTGCTTGTGGGGCTCCTTGCCGCCGAAGTAGTCGCGGAGGAGCTGCTGCACCTTGGGGATCCTGGTGCTGCCGCCGACCAGCACCACCTCGTCGATGTCGCCCTTGGCCAGCCCAGCGTCTGCCATGGCCTTCTTCACGGGCACCATGGCCTTGCGGAAGAGGTCGGCGTTGAGCTCCTCGAAGCGGGCTCAGGTGAGTGGCTCCGACAGGTCGACACCGTCGGCCAGCGACTCGATCTCCACGTGGACCTGGAGCTGGGTGTTGAGCGCCCGCTTGGCGCGCTCGCACTCGCGGCGGAGCTTCCCGAGCGCGCGCGCGTCGCCGAAGATGTCGACGCCGTGCTCCCGCTTGACGAGCCGGATGAAGTGGTCCATGACGCGCTTGACGCGTCTACAATATCAAATCAACATCAATATATCCTTCATGCAATACCTTCAGCCGACCGATCGTGCGCGACCGTCCACCGGTACCGTGTCCGTTGGATCGTCTGTTCATCACACGGACGAGAGCAACCCGCTCCGCGCCCATGTTTTGCGCAACTAGGCTCTTGTTGCATTCCCTGGACCGCAACAAGTAGTCAGCGCACAAACCACCGCTTgaagccgccatggccaccgcGGAGCACCAGCGTGGCCTCGTCGAGCGCCGCCGTCCCCAAGCCACACTACCGCGCAGCCGAGGTACCCCACCGCCGCTCCCTCTCTTTCTCTCGTTCCACTCGCCGCGCCTTTGCATCTAGCTGCGCCACCCCTGCGAGGTCACCGGTACCGGCCCGAAGCTCCATGGAAGGGATCGATCTCGCCCGTCTCtggactccaccaccgccgccaagcTATGCATGGCCGCCACCGCCCGGATCTGCTCGTCCCCAGCCCTTCTCCGCACCTCGTTGTTCCCTAGCTAtaacatgttgccatgtcatcCCAACATGTATAGTAGTTAGCTATAAGAAAGTACTACGTTATTACCATATGACCCATCTTACACTCTCACAAAGCTTCTTAGAGCATGTGCTACACCCTGCCGCAAATCTACAACCCGCTTGTCTTCTCTCTCCTCCAACTCAGTAAAAATATAATATTTAAAGTCTTACAACCGCCTATGTCACCGTATTATACATGCTCTCAGTGTGAGAGAGGGGGGCTATAAGTCAGTGAGAGAGGGGTAAattgcagttttgcagaaaagcccatgaaacttcaaatcatcataacattttcTGTTAATCCAAATtgaatgaatatttttgaaaaatgacacTTACAAAAAAATGTTTCTGCCAAAACAATAAAAATCCACTTTACAATAttttaaaattcaaattcaaacagaaTCATTTCAAACTTAAATAGGGTTTAACTTGCAAACTATAAATTCAAATTAAATGATCATTTGCAGAATAATTATAgtgaaatattttttaaataaaccTACTGCAATTCAAATTTAAATAATTTAAAATAGAAATTCAAATAAAGTTCTACAATACTCAATTCAGAAAATTCAAAGTTAATTGAGGTTATAACTTGTTAATCTTAAACTAATTTAGATAATTCATT
This window harbors:
- the LOC119357157 gene encoding acyl-CoA-binding domain-containing protein 4-like encodes the protein MGGDWQELARSAVIGLIFAFLVAKLISVVLAFKEDNLRITRSAPDPAPSSSPDAAAPALDGGDGDGDSDSDGDWEGVESTELDEDFSAASAFVATSAAGVPEEAQLRLYGLYKIATEGPCTAPQPSALKLKARAKWNAWNKLGAMPTEEAMEEYITIVDEIFPNWSDGSKKKDGETTMSASGSKGPMGPVFSSLMYEEDQGNESELGDIHVSAREGAIDDVKKHLSAGVQINIRDSEERTPLHWAVDRGHLDAVEVLVNSNADVNAQDNEGQTALHYAVLCEREDIAELLVKHHADLQIKDGDGNTAQDLCSSAWPFMKPAN